The Saprospiraceae bacterium genome includes a window with the following:
- a CDS encoding histidine kinase encodes MLYYILSMGREDLTIIIISFVGILLIMVSVIFVLFYFFNQKRIRYILEKQEAERSAERELEKARIENQEHLLQNLSWELHDNIGQLISVSKMQLSMMKEPPLPADRKILGDTIEILGKTLDDVRSLSRSLNTESIMSMGLLKATSFETDRLNRLKFVKAQLNIDGTPIRLPEDHEIILFRIIQELISNVIKHAKATDFVLTFRYDKDRLQITCVDNGIGMSSGTSGYGLGLKNIMSRSSMLHAVTTVENPEGGGLRTTISYPIVHPVNIAG; translated from the coding sequence ATGCTTTATTACATCTTATCTATGGGGAGAGAAGATCTGACAATTATTATTATTTCCTTTGTCGGAATTCTGCTGATCATGGTCAGTGTGATATTTGTATTGTTTTATTTTTTTAACCAGAAAAGGATACGTTACATACTCGAAAAACAGGAAGCAGAACGATCCGCTGAGCGTGAACTCGAAAAAGCCCGTATAGAAAATCAGGAACACCTGCTCCAAAACCTGAGCTGGGAACTCCATGATAATATCGGACAACTGATATCCGTCAGTAAAATGCAGCTCTCCATGATGAAAGAGCCACCTTTACCGGCAGATCGCAAGATATTGGGTGACACTATTGAGATACTCGGTAAGACACTCGATGACGTACGCAGCCTTTCCCGATCACTCAACACAGAGTCTATCATGTCTATGGGATTGCTGAAAGCGACATCCTTTGAAACCGACAGACTCAACAGACTGAAATTTGTCAAAGCACAACTCAACATTGATGGTACGCCGATCAGGTTGCCCGAAGATCATGAGATCATTCTTTTCAGAATCATACAGGAGCTTATCTCCAATGTCATCAAACACGCCAAGGCGACAGATTTTGTCCTTACATTCCGATATGACAAAGACAGACTGCAGATTACCTGTGTGGATAATGGTATAGGGATGTCATCCGGTACATCCGGATACGGACTTGGACTCAAAAATATCATGTCCCGGTCATCAATGCTGCATGCCGTGACCACCGTAGAAAATCCGGAAGGGGGCGGTCTCCGTACGACCATCAGTTATCCGATTGTTCATCCGGTAAATATTGCGGGCTGA
- a CDS encoding response regulator transcription factor, whose product MKKLVYIIDDHALFSKSLEMLINTYEEYTVGFCGQNGRDLVFRLQDVNFADPDIILLDLNMPVMNGIETMDWISKNRPSVPVLVLSMQDDEKLILEMVRKGVKGYLLKDITPIQLKKALDDTLQYGFYHTEKVTKALVGALQNDRHHVADIKEKEMLFLRLACTEKTYKEIADEMHLSPKTIDGYREALFEKLEVKSRVGLVLYAIRHNICRL is encoded by the coding sequence ATGAAAAAGCTGGTTTACATCATAGACGATCATGCGCTTTTCAGCAAGTCTCTCGAGATGCTGATCAACACGTATGAAGAATATACCGTAGGTTTTTGCGGACAAAACGGCAGGGATCTGGTGTTCCGGCTTCAGGATGTAAATTTTGCCGATCCGGATATCATCCTGCTGGATCTCAATATGCCGGTCATGAATGGCATAGAAACCATGGACTGGATATCCAAAAACCGACCTTCTGTACCGGTACTGGTACTCTCCATGCAGGATGACGAAAAGCTGATACTCGAGATGGTCAGAAAAGGTGTAAAAGGATATCTCCTGAAAGATATAACGCCGATACAGCTCAAAAAAGCGCTCGACGATACCTTGCAATATGGATTTTACCACACCGAAAAAGTAACCAAAGCCCTCGTAGGTGCTCTGCAGAATGACAGACATCACGTGGCAGACATCAAAGAAAAGGAGATGCTTTTTCTCCGGCTTGCCTGTACCGAAAAAACCTACAAAGAGATCGCCGACGAGATGCATCTGAGTCCCAAGACGATCGACGGCTACCGCGAGGCGCTTTTTGAGAAGCTGGAAGTGAAGTCAAGGGTAGGGCTGGTGCTGTATGCGATCAGACATAATATATGTCGGTTGTAG
- a CDS encoding 4a-hydroxytetrahydrobiopterin dehydratase codes for MSNFISAILPKNTPIGPDPLSDEKLALILKNEFPDWKIVNSPLPTDTFILKKEIYREYVFNDFDSVILFMSKVAVGCNIFPHHPRWENTWTTLKVWLSTWDIEHIITYKDIMLARYMDKIYTDFDKPNENLHTSARKKTEHSNFLKKLQSLIGENKLVEAIEKVFEYNSLNPEDDKTEEVILLKSRLTRVQNDYLNNTIKREDFELEITKLSQSLLKIIKNLSNGEIK; via the coding sequence ATGTCAAATTTTATATCAGCGATATTACCCAAAAATACACCAATTGGACCAGACCCACTTTCGGATGAAAAACTTGCCTTAATACTCAAAAATGAATTTCCGGATTGGAAGATCGTTAATTCTCCACTACCTACAGATACATTTATCTTAAAGAAGGAAATTTACAGAGAGTATGTTTTTAATGATTTTGATAGTGTAATTCTATTTATGTCTAAAGTAGCTGTGGGGTGTAATATATTTCCGCATCATCCAAGATGGGAAAATACCTGGACTACACTCAAAGTGTGGTTATCGACTTGGGACATCGAACATATTATTACTTATAAAGATATCATGTTAGCAAGGTATATGGATAAAATATATACCGATTTTGATAAACCAAATGAAAATCTGCACACATCAGCTAGGAAAAAGACAGAACACAGTAATTTTCTAAAGAAACTTCAATCACTGATTGGTGAAAATAAATTAGTGGAAGCTATTGAAAAAGTATTTGAATACAATTCATTAAATCCTGAAGATGATAAAACAGAAGAAGTTATCCTTCTAAAATCACGGCTTACAAGAGTTCAAAATGATTATCTTAATAATACCATTAAACGGGAGGATTTTGAATTGGAAATCACAAAATTGAGTCAATCACTTTTAAAAATCATTAAAAATTTATCCAATGGAGAAATTAAATGA
- a CDS encoding 4a-hydroxytetrahydrobiopterin dehydratase, producing MEKLNDKQFKQRLTELKGWKKDGKYILKEYQFKDFVETFDFMTKVTIIAESPGHHPNKYNVNYIVQIK from the coding sequence ATGGAGAAATTAAATGATAAGCAATTTAAGCAAAGACTTACTGAACTTAAGGGATGGAAAAAGGATGGGAAGTATATCTTAAAAGAGTATCAATTTAAAGATTTTGTAGAAACTTTTGATTTTATGACAAAAGTAACAATTATTGCTGAATCACCAGGTCACCATCCCAATAAGTATAATGTAAATTATATAGTTCAAATTAAATAA
- a CDS encoding AAA family ATPase: MISKINLTNYKAFDKAELKIKPITILLGANSVGKSSIIQFLLLLEQTVLAEQRNYKSALKLNGNYVNLGETTNLHRRHDTNIPLQFSFIVKPT, from the coding sequence ATGATTTCAAAAATAAATCTTACAAATTACAAGGCTTTTGATAAAGCTGAATTAAAAATAAAACCCATTACTATACTTTTAGGAGCTAATAGTGTCGGAAAAAGTAGTATAATTCAATTTTTATTATTGCTGGAGCAAACTGTTTTGGCAGAACAAAGAAATTACAAATCTGCATTAAAACTGAATGGTAATTATGTGAATTTAGGAGAAACAACTAATTTGCATAGAAGACATGACACGAATATTCCTTTACAATTTAGTTTTATCGTAAAGCCCACTTAA
- a CDS encoding AAA family ATPase — protein MINNALLLKYLSEFNKNNFETLRFRSFNIKDLNTKDFDFEEIISLISQAVKKLNYQDLENQFFKKFFSYNSIDYIIHPDTEIEIIEIYRFLNEISNIGNKSYVLSFEVISNKGLFNINSLELKTNEKTIIKISNDLINKKQISSVFFNSKVISSSSIKNIGEIIDCKSTIFGFGKHDVTNRSFEFSYYMLKRIIETSTDEIQEVFRPENVHYVSPLRFNPKRYYLLDKANANLSIDTFDGDSIAEVLKDDPALSKKVNKWFNKFGFDISVDNVQDIIHKLKVSQNGLSLDITDVGFGISQVLPVIIQGYLSKKESLTIIEQPEIHLHPKMQAELADLFIEICSELKEDEKVEDNKVVPAKYSIEKYLVIETHSEYLLKRLRRRIAEGRIKSDDVVIYSFEKSEHGTSSIMKEIDIAERGFFEWPIDFYGNELLEDSIKFMKYQKY, from the coding sequence TTGATTAATAATGCTTTACTTTTAAAATATTTAAGCGAATTTAATAAAAATAATTTTGAAACATTAAGATTTAGATCCTTTAATATAAAGGATTTGAATACAAAAGATTTTGATTTTGAAGAAATTATATCTTTGATATCACAAGCTGTTAAAAAATTGAACTATCAGGATCTTGAGAATCAGTTCTTTAAGAAGTTTTTTTCTTATAATTCTATAGATTATATTATTCATCCTGACACGGAAATAGAAATTATTGAAATTTATAGATTTTTAAATGAAATATCCAATATAGGTAATAAATCGTATGTTTTATCATTCGAAGTTATTTCAAACAAAGGACTATTTAACATAAATTCACTAGAACTCAAAACTAACGAAAAGACTATAATTAAAATCTCAAATGATTTAATTAATAAGAAACAAATATCTAGTGTTTTCTTTAACTCAAAGGTGATTTCCAGCAGCTCAATTAAAAATATTGGAGAAATTATTGATTGCAAATCTACTATTTTTGGATTTGGAAAACATGATGTTACAAATAGAAGCTTTGAATTTTCTTATTATATGTTGAAAAGAATAATAGAAACTTCAACCGATGAAATTCAAGAAGTATTTAGACCTGAAAATGTTCATTATGTTAGTCCTTTGAGATTTAATCCCAAAAGATATTACCTTCTTGACAAAGCAAATGCAAATCTAAGTATTGATACTTTTGATGGAGATTCAATAGCTGAAGTATTAAAAGATGATCCTGCTCTTTCAAAAAAGGTAAATAAGTGGTTTAACAAATTTGGATTTGATATATCTGTGGATAATGTACAAGACATCATTCACAAACTTAAGGTGTCACAAAATGGATTAAGTTTAGATATCACTGATGTAGGTTTTGGAATTTCACAAGTTCTACCTGTTATAATTCAAGGTTATTTATCTAAAAAAGAGTCACTAACTATCATTGAGCAACCTGAAATCCACTTGCACCCAAAAATGCAAGCAGAATTAGCAGACCTGTTTATTGAAATTTGCAGTGAATTAAAAGAAGATGAAAAAGTTGAAGATAATAAGGTAGTACCTGCTAAGTATTCCATTGAAAAATATTTAGTAATTGAAACTCATAGTGAATATTTATTAAAAAGATTGAGAAGGCGAATTGCAGAGGGTAGAATAAAGAGTGATGATGTAGTAATTTATTCCTTTGAAAAATCTGAGCATGGCACTTCGTCAATAATGAAAGAAATTGATATAGCTGAAAGAGGTTTTTTTGAATGGCCAATTGATTTTTATGGAAATGAACTTCTGGAAGATAGTATAAAATTTATGAAATATCAAAAATATTAA
- a CDS encoding NACHT domain-containing protein yields the protein MKLGVFALISEGKTADAIKIIQNNLHLLHEEINKDVLLISARYQKYLFDGRKSILSREEEQLEFNKINSSILDIISDLRNTDIEEGKETKSIEKALLYLNLISRGLNNINVSAKNLSNAIDLHKKEVLLWCREISFKDISNSKDISKVYVDLDYYLIPKRLQVSKSEEQNLVNLSNILRIKYHVIILGDPGAGKTTTTKKIIYNNFKNTKSPYNFTILVRLREINNQDENDPNLNNIFYKLFSILGIEYNIKEHFSVTNPISTILVNMIIEIIDELKILIILDGFDEIKNELKKICIDQINKLALGLNNSKMIITSRPGSFSLKIPNTNEYEISPLNKNQINEFVKKWLVRDQSHLDFMQKLTKSPYGDTAMKPLNLAHLCAIYERNLTIPDKPKTVYRKIVNLLLEEWDLQRGIKRTSHYSNFEADRKLEFLSNLAYHLTVKFKKLVFTKTDLEATYLSIAPNFMLPINEYKDVVEELESHTGIIVQSGYETYEFSHKSIQEFLTAEHIVRSPLLPSPLIFSKIPSEIAISVAISSDASKYFSLIISNSIGRETFKEEFFSIFLDRLYIEKPDFYSSPIFGVALLTFITKSKIWYGLHFRIEKLEEDFVDSPLKDSITLLKKYYKKSDSSANIDLSGIGQFYESDKLYHYFNSEMVSSHNISLIIKINEIPNDYGYIAPSALYLPVKYLKSFETYHGLTLNEIRTVLNKRVSIEKLKQFSELIQISPSNWNKGYSLISNIGNFLNICEDKGKTEDFLELLIKEYPGIL from the coding sequence ATGAAATTGGGTGTATTTGCTCTTATATCAGAAGGAAAAACTGCGGATGCCATTAAAATTATACAGAATAATTTACATTTACTACACGAAGAAATTAATAAAGATGTCTTATTAATCTCAGCTAGATATCAAAAATATTTATTTGATGGTAGAAAAAGTATTTTATCAAGAGAAGAAGAACAACTAGAATTTAATAAAATAAATAGTTCTATTTTAGACATTATATCTGACTTAAGAAATACAGATATTGAGGAAGGTAAGGAAACAAAAAGTATTGAAAAAGCACTACTTTATTTAAACCTCATTAGTAGAGGTTTAAATAATATAAATGTTTCTGCAAAAAATTTATCAAATGCTATCGATCTACACAAAAAAGAAGTTCTATTATGGTGCAGGGAGATCAGCTTCAAAGATATTTCAAATTCAAAAGATATTTCAAAAGTTTATGTGGATTTGGATTATTATTTAATACCTAAGAGGCTTCAAGTGTCTAAATCTGAGGAACAAAATCTTGTAAACCTATCAAATATATTAAGAATAAAATATCATGTCATTATTTTAGGAGATCCAGGAGCAGGTAAGACAACCACAACAAAAAAAATAATTTATAATAACTTTAAAAACACTAAATCCCCATACAATTTTACAATTTTAGTCAGATTAAGAGAAATAAATAATCAAGATGAAAATGACCCAAATCTGAATAACATTTTTTATAAACTATTTTCAATCTTAGGAATAGAATATAATATCAAAGAGCATTTTAGTGTTACCAATCCTATTTCTACAATATTGGTCAATATGATAATTGAAATAATTGATGAACTCAAAATTTTAATAATTCTAGATGGGTTTGATGAAATTAAAAATGAATTAAAGAAGATATGTATAGACCAAATAAATAAATTAGCGTTAGGGCTAAATAATTCTAAAATGATTATTACATCGAGGCCTGGTTCCTTTTCATTGAAAATCCCAAATACAAACGAATATGAAATTAGCCCTCTAAATAAAAATCAAATTAATGAATTTGTGAAGAAATGGTTGGTTAGAGATCAATCGCATTTGGATTTCATGCAAAAATTAACTAAATCTCCTTATGGGGATACTGCTATGAAACCATTAAACTTAGCGCATCTCTGTGCAATTTATGAAAGAAATTTAACAATCCCAGATAAACCAAAAACAGTTTATCGAAAAATTGTTAATTTATTATTAGAAGAATGGGATCTACAAAGAGGTATTAAAAGAACATCTCATTACAGCAACTTTGAAGCAGATAGGAAGCTTGAATTTTTATCAAATTTAGCATATCATTTAACAGTAAAATTTAAAAAATTAGTCTTTACAAAAACAGATCTTGAAGCCACTTATTTAAGTATTGCACCTAACTTTATGCTTCCAATAAATGAATACAAAGATGTTGTGGAAGAATTAGAATCACATACAGGAATTATTGTTCAGTCTGGATATGAAACTTATGAGTTTTCACATAAATCAATTCAAGAGTTTCTGACTGCCGAACATATTGTAAGGTCACCGTTATTGCCTTCACCATTAATATTTAGTAAAATTCCTTCTGAAATTGCAATTTCAGTTGCTATTTCTTCAGACGCATCAAAGTATTTTTCATTAATAATTTCAAACTCAATTGGAAGAGAAACTTTTAAGGAAGAATTCTTTTCAATTTTTTTGGATAGATTATATATTGAAAAACCTGATTTTTACAGTAGTCCAATTTTTGGGGTTGCTTTATTAACTTTTATTACTAAATCAAAAATATGGTATGGGTTGCACTTCAGAATTGAAAAATTAGAAGAAGATTTTGTAGATAGTCCTTTAAAAGATTCCATCACATTACTAAAAAAATATTACAAAAAGAGCGATTCAAGTGCAAATATAGATTTATCTGGAATTGGACAGTTTTATGAATCCGATAAGTTGTATCATTATTTTAATTCCGAAATGGTTTCAAGTCATAATATATCTTTAATAATAAAAATTAATGAAATTCCTAACGATTATGGATATATAGCACCTTCAGCCCTGTATTTACCAGTTAAATACTTGAAAAGTTTCGAGACATACCATGGTTTAACATTAAATGAAATTCGAACAGTTTTAAATAAAAGGGTAAGTATAGAAAAATTGAAACAATTTTCTGAACTGATTCAAATTTCTCCAAGTAATTGGAATAAAGGATATTCCCTTATATCTAACATTGGTAATTTTTTAAATATTTGTGAAGACAAAGGAAAAACCGAAGACTTTTTAGAGTTATTAATAAAAGAATATCCTGGAATTTTATAA
- a CDS encoding trypsin-like peptidase domain-containing protein: protein MSNWNQQLTTLNRILANLYPQKDQSIRIVDTAGLPLGNIPFKDAPIDNWYYILKEASLRNAVNRIANLASEEYPQNEDLKNIFDEINNNSSLQNVGDLKIDHLKFLISEGKTKEVIKELLEVAPKISSDFHTSIIMQSAKFRSLENDNTLGILNKNDYDISKARINHAILSLLDDVPNELRIRGIIESLGRSEPDTTKLKKVDLLVPEKSELEKVIGREELFEISWLTKALNASRSVCKVQLSNGESGTGFLLKGGYLVTNNHVIDSVETASKSKIIFNYRVDDRDNVQERVQYRLDPSFFITASEETLDYTVVKVMDKPDSPLSDWGFLEPDTFPDPKIGDKVNIIQHPEGNYMKIALPDAIISVWDNYLFYIADTKGGSSGSPVFNQDWKVIALHHAGINEDSAQGGMQINKAGEIKPSNRGILIGHIIDDLKSKGFNFLDSK, encoded by the coding sequence ATGTCAAATTGGAATCAACAATTAACAACACTAAACAGGATTTTAGCAAATCTTTATCCGCAAAAGGATCAATCAATTAGAATTGTGGATACGGCGGGACTTCCCCTAGGAAATATCCCTTTTAAAGATGCCCCCATTGACAATTGGTATTATATACTAAAGGAAGCATCATTAAGAAACGCAGTAAATCGAATTGCTAATTTAGCTTCGGAAGAATATCCCCAAAATGAAGACTTAAAGAATATTTTTGACGAAATAAATAACAATTCATCTCTGCAAAACGTAGGGGACTTAAAAATAGATCATTTAAAATTTCTTATTTCAGAAGGAAAAACCAAAGAAGTAATAAAGGAATTATTGGAAGTTGCTCCAAAAATATCTTCTGATTTTCATACTTCAATTATTATGCAATCTGCAAAATTTAGGAGTTTGGAAAATGATAATACTCTTGGTATTCTGAATAAAAATGATTATGATATAAGCAAAGCTAGAATCAATCATGCAATATTGAGTTTATTGGACGATGTCCCCAATGAATTGCGAATTCGGGGGATAATTGAAAGTTTAGGAAGATCAGAACCAGATACAACAAAATTGAAAAAAGTAGATTTATTAGTACCTGAAAAATCTGAGCTTGAAAAGGTCATTGGCAGGGAAGAATTGTTTGAAATTTCATGGTTGACCAAAGCATTAAATGCTTCCAGAAGCGTATGCAAGGTACAACTATCCAATGGAGAATCAGGAACCGGTTTTCTTTTGAAAGGTGGATATTTGGTCACCAATAATCATGTAATTGATTCAGTAGAAACTGCATCAAAATCTAAAATAATTTTTAACTACCGTGTGGATGATAGGGATAATGTACAAGAAAGAGTACAATATAGATTGGATCCGTCATTTTTTATAACTGCATCTGAAGAAACATTGGATTATACTGTTGTTAAAGTTATGGATAAACCCGATTCGCCATTATCTGATTGGGGATTTTTGGAACCAGACACTTTTCCGGACCCCAAAATTGGTGATAAGGTCAATATTATTCAACATCCCGAAGGGAATTACATGAAAATAGCATTACCTGATGCAATCATAAGTGTATGGGATAATTATTTATTTTACATTGCCGATACCAAAGGTGGATCAAGCGGATCACCAGTTTTTAATCAGGACTGGAAAGTAATTGCTTTACATCATGCAGGGATAAATGAAGATTCAGCGCAAGGAGGAATGCAAATTAATAAAGCAGGCGAAATAAAACCAAGTAATAGAGGGATATTGATTGGACACATTATCGATGATTTAAAAAGTAAAGGATTTAATTTTTTAGATTCAAAATAA
- a CDS encoding SGNH/GDSL hydrolase family protein, with product MKNPIRVEELIALLSNEVTKAQTLKDYFIFVQTSPFEGDYQLRVEISLILPGSSLSDEKEGFVGSSFKMELMAKANNDSREKRAKRYEEIKNDRNRIRIVTEGDSWFQYPKFSVIGLSLTKDVKDIIDQLIEDNKFAIKSLDAGGDIIRNMYHGREYIKELADQNPKILLLSAGGNDFFEVFPKMLKKNDEPTKIEGWLNPNYITELQVLSKYYDALLTEVVSKHPDVKIIIHGYDYIMPKSDGKWIGKPMVEVGISGADDRKKLIRFIMDEFNNYLMILANKPELQTNVYYLNLRGTVPQDKNYWHDEIHPNDRGFKLIADKYKVLIDSLIS from the coding sequence ATGAAAAACCCAATTAGAGTAGAAGAACTAATTGCTTTATTATCAAATGAAGTTACAAAAGCTCAGACATTAAAGGATTATTTTATTTTTGTTCAAACATCTCCTTTTGAAGGTGATTACCAACTTAGGGTGGAAATAAGTTTGATTTTACCTGGATCGTCTCTTTCTGATGAAAAAGAAGGTTTTGTTGGTTCCAGTTTTAAAATGGAACTTATGGCAAAAGCAAATAATGACTCCAGAGAAAAAAGAGCTAAGCGATATGAGGAGATTAAAAATGATAGAAATCGGATAAGAATCGTTACAGAAGGAGATTCCTGGTTTCAATATCCAAAATTTAGTGTAATAGGTCTTAGCTTGACAAAAGATGTAAAAGATATTATTGATCAATTAATTGAAGACAACAAGTTTGCTATCAAAAGTTTGGATGCAGGTGGTGATATTATAAGGAATATGTATCACGGGCGTGAGTACATCAAAGAACTTGCAGATCAAAATCCTAAGATTCTACTACTGAGTGCTGGCGGAAATGACTTTTTTGAAGTATTTCCCAAAATGTTAAAGAAGAATGATGAACCGACTAAAATTGAAGGCTGGCTTAATCCTAATTACATAACAGAATTACAAGTACTTAGTAAATACTATGATGCACTGTTAACAGAAGTGGTAAGTAAACATCCTGATGTTAAAATCATTATTCATGGTTACGATTATATCATGCCTAAATCAGATGGTAAATGGATAGGCAAGCCAATGGTTGAAGTAGGGATAAGCGGGGCTGATGATCGAAAAAAACTTATAAGATTTATCATGGATGAATTTAATAATTACTTAATGATATTGGCTAACAAACCGGAATTACAAACCAATGTCTATTACCTAAATTTAAGAGGTACGGTACCACAAGATAAGAATTATTGGCATGATGAAATTCATCCAAATGATAGAGGGTTTAAGTTAATAGCTGATAAGTACAAAGTTTTGATTGATTCTCTAATTTCGTAG